The Mycetohabitans endofungorum genome contains a region encoding:
- a CDS encoding hemerythrin domain-containing protein — translation MPPHGVDMARAAEQDAIALLEADHRAVQRLFDTFEKTPDNDLDAKATLVTRACDELAMHTIIEEEILYPAAHRALSGQPQKEVDEAYVEHFLVKTLMEKLRASRAGDDGFDAAFKVLAENVQHHVSEEESVLFPALRKAGVDLDELGARIAQRKAQLQAKVSKDVGDRT, via the coding sequence ATGCCACCTCATGGCGTCGATATGGCGCGTGCAGCCGAACAGGACGCGATTGCGCTGCTGGAGGCGGACCATCGCGCAGTCCAGCGGCTATTCGATACGTTCGAGAAGACGCCCGATAACGACCTTGATGCCAAGGCAACCCTGGTTACGCGCGCATGCGACGAGTTGGCCATGCATACGATTATTGAGGAAGAGATCCTGTATCCGGCCGCGCATCGCGCGCTGTCAGGACAGCCGCAAAAGGAAGTTGACGAGGCCTATGTCGAGCATTTTCTTGTCAAGACGTTGATGGAGAAACTCCGGGCCTCCCGGGCAGGCGACGATGGTTTTGATGCGGCGTTCAAGGTGTTGGCGGAAAACGTCCAGCATCATGTCAGCGAGGAAGAATCGGTGCTATTCCCTGCGCTGCGCAAAGCGGGCGTCGACCTAGATGAACTCGGCGCTCGTATCGCACAGCGCAAGGCGCAGTTGCAGGCAAAAGTGTCAAAGGATGTCGGTGACCGTACTTAA